The Ranitomeya imitator isolate aRanImi1 chromosome 6, aRanImi1.pri, whole genome shotgun sequence genome window below encodes:
- the LOC138641356 gene encoding uncharacterized protein has product MESISSTIKLLFPRCVMAGIDLKDAYYHLPIHAEHQQYLRVAVTLEGKELGWIVNFEKSRLNPETVQTFLGIQLDSVSQKCFLPQSKRLTIQSKVSDAIRKPYMTLRKAMSLLGSLSSCIPAVPWAQFHTRQLQYEVLSAQGKDGYLESRITLSSNVLESLSWWLDMDHLSRGVPWIIDPSKIITTDASPIGWGAHMEDNLAQNTWDQTELICSSNWKELKAIECALYHFLPQIHGTNVRIYSDNSTAVAYLNRQGGTKSGSLMTIAANIFQLAEAHLTSLTALHIKGVENIRADYLSRNELRQGEWTLNKSIFRRITEAWGIPQIDLFATRDNRQVQRFASLNTRDHPDMLDSLHHPWRFRLAYAFPPMSLIPLVIRKIRREQARVILIAPFWPKRPWFSCLQTMCLCDPWILPSDKELLYQGPFFHPQVKGLHLTAWNLRGNY; this is encoded by the exons atggaatccattagttctaccataaaactcttattccctaggtgtgtcatggccggaatagacttaaaggacgcctattaccatcttcccatacatgccgaacatcagcagtacctaagggtagcagtcaccctggaggggaag gagttaggttggatcgtcaacttcgaaaaatctcggctgaatccagaaaccgttcagacatttctaggaatccagctagactccgtaagtcagaaatgctttcttcctcagtcaaagaggttgactatacaatcaaaggtatcagacgcaatacgcaaaccctacatgacactaaggaaggccatgtccttactggggtcattatcatcatgtatccctgctgtaccttgggcacaattccatacccgtcaattgcagtacgaagtattgtcggctcaggggaaagacggttatctagaaagtagaataactctttccagtaatgtcttagaatcgctatcctggtggctagacatggaccacctatcacggggtgtgccatggataatagacccgtctaaaataattaccaccgacgccagccctattgggtggggagcacatatggaagacaatctggcccaaaatacttgggatcagacagaattaatatgttcctccaactggaaggagttaaaagcaatagaatgtgccttatatcattttcttccgcagattcatggaacaaatgtaagaatttactcagacaattccaccgcagtggcatacttgaaccgtcagggtggtacaaagtcaggaagtctgatgaccatagctgcaaacatctttcagctggcagaggctcatctaacatccttaacagccctgcacatcaaaggtgtagagaacatcagggcagactacctcagcagaaacgagttgcgtcaaggagaatggaccttaaacaaatccatattcagaaggataacagaagcatgggggataccacaaatcgacctatttgccacaagagacaaccggcaagtacaaaggttcgcttccctgaacaccagggatcacccagatatgttggactctctccaccatccttggcggttcagactggcatatgcctttcctccaatgtctctgattcctctagtgatcagaaagatcaggagggaacaggcaagagtaatcctcattgcaccattctggccgaaaagaccatggttctcttgtctccagaccatgtgcctatgcgatccttggatcctcccatcagacaaggagctgctgtaccaaggcccctttttccacccgcaagtgaaaggtcttcacttgacggcgtggaatttgagaggcaactattaa